Proteins from a genomic interval of Gadus morhua chromosome 21, gadMor3.0, whole genome shotgun sequence:
- the arv1 gene encoding protein ARV1, with protein MEKSAFRCVECNKNALELHRDYSNGILKITICDSCQKPVDKYIEYDPVIILIDAILCKTQAFRHILFNTSLNIHWKLCVFCLLCEAYLRWSVLQQGSEQSSDPADIIRYTKEWDFYGMFGLAALELMAFCGGVFCFLWLSVGLLGARPQPLDPQQLLRALLLSCYGKVLVIPAVIWEHDYSPLCLGLIKLFVLTSNSQAIRVVLNSSRRLSVMAVIAGLLSETCMELVFQKLPHFLPNMLIFW; from the exons ATGGAGAAGAGTGCCTTTAGATGTGTAGAATGTAACAAGAATGCTTTGGAATTACATAGGGATTACAGCAATGGGATCTTAAAGATCACTATATGT GATTCTTGTCAAAAGCCAGTAGACAAGTACATAGAATACGACCCTGTGATCATCCTGATTGATGCTATCCTTTGCAAGACACAGGCTTTCAGGCACATTCTGTTCAACACCAGCCTCAAC ATCCACTGGAAGTTGTGCGTCTTCTGTCTCCTGTGTGAGGCCTACCTCCGGTGGTCCGTACTCCAGCAGGGCTCCGAGCAGAGCAGCGACCCTGCAGACATCATCAGATACACAAAGGAATGGGACTTCTACGGCATGTTCGGATTAGCCGCCCTCG AACTCATGGCCTTCTGCGGCGGTGTGTTCTGCTTCCTCTGGCTGAGCGTGGGGCTCCTGGGCGCGAGGCCTCAGCCACTGGACCCCCAGCAGCTCCTGCGGGCGCTACTGCTCTCCTGCTACGGCAAGGTCCTCGTCATCCCCGCCGTCATATGGGAGCACGACTACTCGCCGCTGTGCCTGGGACTCATCAAGCTTTTTGTGCTCACCTCCAACTCCCAGGCCATCAGAG TGGTTCTCAATAGCAGCAGGCGTCTGTCCGTGATGGCTGTGATTGCCGGCCTGCTGTCGGAAACCTGCATGGAACTGGTCTTTCAGAAGCTCCCGCACTTTCTTCCGAACATGCTTATCTTCTGGTGA